In the Wyeomyia smithii strain HCP4-BCI-WySm-NY-G18 chromosome 2, ASM2978416v1, whole genome shotgun sequence genome, one interval contains:
- the LOC129723851 gene encoding peptidyl-prolyl cis-trans isomerase FKBP8: MDAEKSSSSSFEDLSNLNEQERAEMNSEQQKDPPVEQKNDTMDILGNGSLLKKVLKEGQGERPESRDIAVINFTGRLEDGTLVEQEQNYVVQIDDVEVVQGLDMALKLMNVGEQAEVVVDARFAYGEQGLKDEDHPERNVPPNAKIIYTVELLSTKEENDLECKSYAARKEIGNKKRLRGNFWMKRQEYNLAIQSYRRALEYLDESEGGITNPTSSGDLEPTNAELQDLLEDRMKVYNNLALAQLKIAAYDAASKSVDHVLQCQPNNAKALFRKGKIMDAKGDTKAAITLLQKAATIDEDDKLIQSELSKLILKSKREARNEKDLYQKMLGHAQKLEQKSKATPITQNREASKFKLWGYLMGSILIGVAGVAIYRYNNKYF, translated from the exons ATGGATGCGGAAAAGTCCAGTAGCAGCTCTTTTGAGGATCTCTCAAACCTCAATGAACAAGAACGAGCTGAAATGAACTCAGAACAACAGAAGGATCCGCCAGTCGAGCAGAAAAATGACACTATGGACATTTTGGGCAATGGATCTCTGTTAAAAAAGGTGCTGAAAGAGGGCCAGGGCGAACGTCCAGAAAGCCGTGATATTGCAGTTATTAACTTCACTGGACGCCTAGAGGATGGTACTCTGGTGGAACAGGAGCAAAATTATGTGGTTCAGATCGATGATGTCGAAGTGGTACAGGGTTTGGATATGGCTCTTAAGTTAATGAACGTTGGTGAACAAGCGGAGGTGGTAGTAGACGCAAGGTTTGCTTATGGTGAACAAGGGCTTAAGGATGAGGATCATCCCGAACGAAATGTTCCACCGAATGCAAAAATCATCTACACAGTGGAACTGCTGTCGACTAAGGAAGAGAATGACCTAGAGTGTAAGTCATATGCCGCACGAAAAGAGATTGGTAACAAAAAACGTCTAAGGGGAAATTTTTGGATGAAGCGACAGGAATATAATTTGGCTATCCAAAGCTACCGGCGAGCACTGGAGTACCTAGATGAAAGTGAAGGCGGCATTACCAATCCAACGTCTAGTGGAGATTTAGAA CCAACAAATGCGGAGTTGCAAGATCTTTTGGAAGACCGCATGAAAGTTTATAATAATTTGGCTCTTGCTCAACTCAAAATCGCAGCATATGACGCGGCATCAAAGTCTGTAGATCATGTACTGCAGTGTCAACCGAATAATGCAAAAGCATTATTTCGAAAAGGAAAG atTATGGATGCTAAAGGCGATACCAAAGCAGCAATTACCCTTCTACAGAAGGCCGCCACTATTGACGAGGACGACAAATTGATTCAATCC gaactTTCAAAACTCATTCTCAAATCAAAAAGAGAAGCGCGCAATGAGAAAGACCTTTACCAAAAGATGCTTGGCCACGCACAGAAATTGGAGCAAAAATCGAAAGCAACACCTATAACCCAAAATCGTGAAGCATCTAAG TTCAAACTGTGGGGCTATTTGATGGGATCTATCCTGATTGGTGTTGCCGGTGTAGCCATCTATCGATATAACAATAAATACTTCTAG